Proteins found in one Seonamhaeicola sp. S2-3 genomic segment:
- the dnaX gene encoding DNA polymerase III subunit gamma/tau has translation MEHFVVSARKYRPQSFKDVVGQQAITNTLLNAIENNHLAQALLFTGPRGVGKTTCARILAKMINSDGNETEEDFAFNIFELDAASNNSVDDIRNLTDQVRIPPQVGKYKVYIIDEVHMLSQAAFNAFLKTLEEPPKHCIFILATTEKHKIIPTILSRCQIFDFKRITVKDAKEYLKHIAKEQNIEAEDDALHIIAQKADGAMRDALSIFDRVVSFSGKNLTRKAVTENLNVLDYETYFKSTDLILENKIPELLLLFNNTLSKGFDGHHYISGLASHFRDLLVSKTENTIKLLEVGDETKQKYLEQSRKASREFLIKGIDLANDCDLKYKNSKNQRLLVELCLMQLASITFDGEKKNSKHYIIPASYFKNKGITPVPVSVPKQSNNTISKENKEKALVNEDDNNPIKSFQVKEPPKIVLKQEKKRTSGLSLKSLKAKKEHQIKQMNVVIDEEDLPKEPFTEQELIKVWNTYIDNLQSQGKRNLASILSIDTPKVKDTVIHLEFPNSTNKIEVERNQYDLLAFIRKSLSNYDINLSITVNEVMEKQYAYTPIEKYEKLKEKNPNIELLKKTFNLDV, from the coding sequence TTGGAACATTTTGTAGTATCTGCCAGAAAATACAGACCACAGTCTTTTAAAGATGTTGTTGGCCAACAGGCTATTACAAATACCCTTTTAAATGCTATTGAAAACAATCATTTAGCACAAGCATTACTTTTTACAGGTCCTAGAGGTGTAGGCAAAACTACTTGTGCGCGTATTCTTGCTAAAATGATTAATAGCGATGGAAATGAAACTGAAGAAGACTTTGCTTTTAATATTTTTGAGTTAGATGCAGCATCAAACAACTCGGTTGATGATATTAGAAATTTAACAGACCAGGTTAGAATTCCTCCACAAGTTGGTAAATATAAAGTGTATATTATTGATGAGGTACACATGCTTTCTCAAGCAGCTTTTAATGCGTTTCTTAAAACATTAGAAGAACCACCAAAACACTGTATTTTTATTTTAGCAACTACTGAAAAACATAAAATAATACCAACTATTTTATCGCGTTGTCAAATTTTTGATTTTAAACGTATTACAGTAAAAGATGCTAAAGAGTATTTAAAACATATAGCTAAAGAGCAAAATATTGAAGCTGAAGATGACGCCCTACACATTATAGCTCAAAAAGCAGATGGTGCTATGCGCGATGCACTATCTATATTTGATAGGGTTGTGAGTTTTTCTGGTAAAAACCTAACCAGAAAAGCTGTTACAGAAAATTTAAATGTGCTTGATTATGAAACTTATTTTAAAAGCACCGATTTAATTTTAGAAAATAAAATTCCAGAATTACTACTACTTTTTAATAACACACTCTCAAAAGGTTTTGATGGGCATCACTATATTTCTGGTTTAGCATCGCACTTTAGAGATTTACTTGTTAGTAAAACCGAAAACACCATAAAACTTTTAGAAGTTGGTGATGAAACTAAACAAAAGTATTTAGAACAATCTAGAAAAGCTAGTAGGGAATTTTTAATAAAAGGAATTGATTTAGCAAACGACTGTGATCTCAAGTATAAAAACAGTAAAAACCAGCGCCTCCTGGTTGAACTTTGTTTAATGCAACTTGCCTCTATCACTTTTGATGGAGAAAAAAAAAATAGCAAACATTACATAATTCCTGCTTCTTATTTTAAAAATAAGGGTATTACTCCAGTTCCAGTATCGGTTCCTAAGCAATCAAATAATACTATTTCAAAAGAAAATAAAGAGAAAGCATTAGTTAATGAAGATGATAATAACCCAATTAAATCATTTCAAGTAAAAGAACCACCAAAGATTGTATTAAAGCAAGAAAAAAAACGTACCTCGGGTCTTTCTTTAAAAAGTTTAAAAGCAAAAAAAGAGCATCAAATAAAACAAATGAATGTTGTTATTGATGAAGAAGATTTGCCAAAAGAACCTTTTACAGAACAAGAACTAATAAAAGTTTGGAATACATATATTGATAATTTACAAAGCCAAGGAAAGCGCAATTTAGCTTCTATTTTATCAATAGACACTCCAAAAGTAAAAGACACTGTTATACACTTAGAGTTTCCTAACTCTACAAATAAAATAGAAGTTGAGCGCAATCAGTATGATTTGTTAGCCTTTATTAGAAAATCACTAAGTAATTATGATATCAATTTATCCATTACGGTTAATGAAGTAATGGAAAAGCAGTACGCCTACACGCCTATTGAAAAATATGAAAAATTAAAAGAAAAAAATCCAAATATTGAGCTTCTAAAAAAAACTTTTAATTTAGATGTATAA